In one window of Erythrolamprus reginae isolate rEryReg1 chromosome 1, rEryReg1.hap1, whole genome shotgun sequence DNA:
- the FBXO34 gene encoding F-box only protein 34 has product MMKSSCRAGLHRELLNSTSSTFYPVKRISGMHLKPYLKLQKKERSFEISLDSPRSPPMTEQRLAKDEKSRNPKPNLSPNPPPLWKPLGNLSTNALYSRNSNQSHVEAPRVKEKRATPPASIHQGEEEEGLLDIWAVVKPGNTKEKIAFFAAQLCSDTRVFAVKNKSTWDIDGRATKRRKKSQDIKKAKVHLERMREANARCYQPEPFACGIEHCSVHNVNDVGEGGFPGRPLSVVEMVAFLEQRASVLLASCTRNSSSASAVPRLAGQPKPAPSAPGFFSDFRACEVPSEKPPCGSHGAEQQAEPVRVLEMVAKLESECLRHQSEREAGSLSRNSSFRRNVGRVLLASGMLPENESDKIASLVLHQEECNGEKAGWVGSKHNGSVEASLWEGPSSGQSSFDDSLEGNHDLKPGQGTISVNWYDSPNIPESHPSKYSEAVQTSPRFLYNKPSSAEHAPNESLDVPNLNANVRVSESLNISISVSKLDQSCKNPQSSDLSFGEDSLPGRLFLLLSKCEISQECLQSVETPTEECPAGAQGKEASSAGLVCLRSHVSGDCPGISSENALQILDSSHLKRQRSHDFLETRFKIQQLLEPQQYLVFLPHHIMVKIFGLLPTKSLVALKCTCGYFRFIIEYYNVRPADSRWVRDPRYREDPCKQCKKKYIKGDVSLCRWHPKPYCQALPYGPGYWMCCHRSQKNVPGCKLGLHDNHWVPACHNLNRTIHKKSREIDEDC; this is encoded by the exons ATGATGAAGAGTTCCTGTCGAGCTGGCCTCCACCGGGAACTGCTGAATTCTACTTCCTCCACCTTCTACCCAGTCAAACG AATATCTGGAATGCACTTAAAGCCCTATCTCAAGTTACAGAAGAAAGAGAGATCTTTTGAAATAAGCCTGGATTCTCCACGAAGCCCACCCATGACCGAACAGAGGTTGGCAAAAGATGAAAAATCTAGGAATCCCAAGCCAAACCTTTCACCCAATCCTCCGCCACTTTGGAAACCCTTGGGGAACCTCTCGACCAACGCACTCTACAGTAGGAACAGCAACCAAAGCCATGTGGAAGCACCCAGGGTCAAAGAGAAGAGAGCTACCCCGCCCGCCTCCATCCAtcagggggaagaggaagagggattgCTGGATATCTGGGCCGTTGTAAAGCCTGGGAATACAAAAGAGAAAATTGCCTTTTTTGCAGCCCAGCTATGTAGTGACACCCGGGTCTTTGCCGTGAAGAACAAAAGCACCTGGGACATTGATGGGCGAGCAACCAAGCGCCGGAAAAAGTCCCAAGATATCAAAAAGGCCAAGGTCCACTTGGAAAGGATGAGAGAGGCCAATGCGAGGTGCTACCAGCCCGAGCCCTTTGCCTGTGGCATTGAGCACTGCTCTGTACATAATGTGAATGACGTCGGTGAAGGAGGGTTCCCCGGTCGACCACTATCGGTTGTCGAGATGGTTGCTTTCCTGGAGCAAAGAGCAAGTGTTTTGCTGGCCAGTTGCACCAGAAACTCTTCCAGTGCCTCTGCCGTGCCCAGGCTTGCCGGGCAACCTAAACCGGCCCCTTCTGCTCCTGGGTTCTTTTCTGACTTCAGGGCTTGCGAGGTTCCGTCTGAAAAGCCTCCCTGTGGCAGTCACGGTGCAGAACAGCAAGCCGAGCCGGTGCGTGTCTTGGAGATGGTTGCAAAGCTTGAATCGGAATGCCTAAGGCACCAAAGTGAACGTGAAGCGGGGAGTTTATCTAGAAACAGTAGCTTCCGGCGGAATGTAGGGCGAGTGCTGCTGGCAAGTGGAATGCTACCAGAGAACGAGTCTGACAAGATAGCATCCCTGGTCCTCCACCAAGAAGAATGTAATGGTGAGAAGGCAGGGTGGGTGGGATCCAAGCACAATGGTTCAGTGGAAGCTAGTTTATGGGAAGGTCCCTCTTCCGGCCAGTCTTCCTTTGATGATTCTCTTGAAGGCAACCACGACCTTAAGCCTGGGCAAGGAACCATATCCGTCAACTGGTATGATTCTCCAAACATCCCTGAGTCCCATCCCTCTAAGTATTCGGAAGCAGTTCAGACATCTCCGCGTTTCTTATATAACAAACCTTCATCAGCTGAACACGCACCAAATGAATCACTAGATGTTCCCAATTTGAATGCAAATGTGAGAGTGAGTGAATCCCTGAATATTAGCATATCTGTCAGCAAGCTAGATCAGAGTTGCAAAAATCCCCAATCTTCTGATTTGAGCTTTGGTGAAGATTCTCTTCCAGGAAGACTTTTCTTGCTTTTATCCAAATGTGAAATCTCCCAAGAGTGCCTGCAGTCAGTGGAGACTCCCACGGAGGAATGTCCAGCAGGGGCCCAAGGAAAGGAAGCGTCCTCTGCTGGCTTAGTTTGTCTGAGAAGCCATGTTTCAGGTGACTGCCCTGGCATTTCCTCGGAGAATGCACTGCAGATCCTTGACTCATCTCATCTAAAGAGGCAGAGGTCTCATGACTTTTTGGAAACCAGGTTTAAGATCCAGCAACTTTTGGAGCCTCAGCAATATCTGGTCTTCCTGCCCCACCACATCATGGTGAAGATATTTGGTTTGCTCCCCACCAAGAGCCTGGTGGCGCTCAAATGCACTTGTGGATATTTCAGATTTATCATTGAGTACTACAACGTCAGGCCCGCAGATTCACGCTGGGTTCGTGATCCACGCTACAGAGAAGACCCTTGCAAACAGTGCAAAAAGAAGTACATCAAGGGGGACGTCTCATTATGCCGGTGGCACCCCAAGCCCTATTGCCAAGCTTTACCTTATGGGCCAGGGTACTGGATGTGTTGTCACAGGTCCCAAAAGAATGTCCCCGGATGTAAGTTAGGCCTTCATGACAATCATTGGGTCCCCGCCTGCCATAACCTGAATCGTACGATTCACAAGAAATCCAGGGAAATAGATGAGGACTGCTAG